cgatctcctgaccttgtgatctgcccacctcagcctcccaaagtgctggcattacgggcgtgagccaccgcgcccggccttttttttttttcaagacagagttttgttcttgtcaaccagactggagtgcagtggtgcgatcttggctcactgcaacctctgcctcctgggttcaagtgattctcctgcctcagcctcctgagtagctgggactataggcatgagccaccacgcctggctacttttttgtatttttagtagagacggagtttcaccatgttggccaggctggtctcgaacttctaacctcaggtgatccgcctgccttggcctcccaaagtgctgggttttggtttttttttgagacagggtcttgctgtgtttcccaggctggagtgcagtggcacaatcacggcttactgcagcctcgacctcctgggctcaagtgatcctcccacctcagccttccaagcagctgtcactacaggcacatgccaccatgcactgctaacttttgcatttttttgtagagttggtgttttgccatgatgcccaggctagcACTGTAATCTTAACACTGCCTTATATATTGCTTATTAGATACACctttgtgtacatgtgtgttgTTTTCGATTAAAATTTCCTAATTATGAGGATAAGaccttttattcttatttctgttttttcattttttatttttagctccgACTCAGATTTTGAACGGATGTTTGCATGTATACCACAGTGCTACATTAAAAACCAGTCATGTGGATGTGGAGAAGGGTGCTGATCAGGACTCCCTGTTTGCTAACAAATTCTACAGCAGAAACAAAGTATTAAGGTTTGCAGCCAGGAAGCAAGTGCATGGGGAATAAGCCTGCAGCTTCTTCCAAATGAGACAGAGCCAAATCTTTTTTCTgagtctgttttcttcatttctattaaaCCAAGGTCCTTTTTAAGCAGTCGAATTTCATCCAAAGCCAGAGTGAGCTACTTTGTTTGGGGGAACAGTAACAGTTACCTCCACCACTGACTGGCTGCCATCTGGATTGATCCGGAAAGATCCCATCTGAATGGTCTTCTTGGGGTCCACCTGGGCAATTTCCCATTCTAGTTCATCCACCAGAGCCCTGCATGCTGGTGGAAGAGGAGAGAATGAGAGCAGGGGACAGGGTAGGGGGTAGGGTGTGAGGAGAATGGGATCAACCCAGGATTTCCATTCATCCTTCTCCCAGGCCTTGGATCTCATGCCCTCCCAAGGCTCTGCTTCCTCCACTTCTTTTTCCCGTTGTGCCTTTACCTCCACAGTGGAGATCCTGGCTCCTCCGAGCCCAGGCGGTTCCCAGCAGGGCCCCCAGAAGCAGGGCCAGCCAACCCCAGCCTTTCATCTTTAGCGTAATGGGGTCGCTCCACCTGGGTTTGAGTGGGAATAAAACATAAGTGTGAGGAGCCGACTCCATTTTTCCCTGACCCCCCCAATCCTCACCCCAAGGCTTTCAAAGGCCTCATTGTGACTCTGGCTCTACTTTCCAGGAAATGGCCGGGACACAAAGGGGCTTCTCTGTTCCAGCGCTTGAGGGCTCTGATTCCCCCAGGGTGGTGGGTGGGAGCGCGAGCTCAGGACTTGCGGCTCAGCCCCAGACTCTACGTGGATAGGTGAGGCCCTAAGTGTTGGTACTTTAGCACTGCATGCCTAGGGTTCACGGGGCTTTGTGGCAGCTACAGGAGGTAAGTTGGCGATTACGTGAGGACTACAGGCACTAGGGAACTGCCGGCAGGGAGCCCTCAGTCAGGCCAGGAGGCCAGCGAGGAGAGCAATAACTAGGGCCCATTTGGATCCTGCACCGAAGATTCCTGCGTCCCCACCTCCAGCCCGTAAGTGATTACCCGTACGGACACCAGCCCCCTTTCTAAGGACTCCGCCATTGCTTTCGCTTCAGTCCATCCCCAACCCTCAGCGCCCAGCGCCTCGCCGCCCGCATCCGTCCCACCTCTGCTCCCAGGGCCGCCGCCGTGGCCCAAGCGCTGGAAGACCGCTGGACTCTCACTTTGGCCCCAGTGGCTCCCGAAACTACACCTGGCTGCAGGGAGCAGGGCTGTCCGGGATTCTCCAGAGCGCTTCGCCGCCTGCCACACACGGGGTGTCCCGGCGACCGCCTGACCCAGCTCCCCTGACGCTAACTGGTACCTAAGCGGGACTCCAGCGTGCTGCGGTGCGAGCCCCAATCAGACACCGACCCCAAACCCGCCCCTCCAAACTCTCGCGCGAACAGGCAGCTTAGGAGAGGCTCCCGAACAGCAAGGACCCCGGTCAATCGCCGAAGGACCCAGACTTGCGTGGCGAACAGATCCACGTGACCACCAGGGGTCAGCCGTAGAATAGGAGTGGCCTTAAGCGACGACAGAGTCCGGGCGTGCTGTATGGGAGCGGCTAGTCGTGCGCGTGAGCCAGCCCAGGTGGGCTAGGACCTTCAAAACGGTGCGCTGCCGGCCAGCGAGCAGTCCAGGTTTCAATACACAGGAAACTACATCTCCCAGGAAGCACCGCAGCACCGGACCCATCTTTGTGAGCAACTACAAGTCTCAAGCTATCCTGGGACCTGTAGTTTGTCGGCTTACACAATTAACGGAAACCATACTGTACATCTTCAGTCTGACTTAGGGTACTGGGCAGCTATAGCAAAGACCCAGCATTGCCCAGAAAAGGCATAAATTATacctttttcccctttttttgagacggagtctcgccctatcgcccaggctggcatacagtggcgtgatctcggctcactgcaacctccgcctcccgggttgaagcaattttctgcctcagctaGGGTTACAGTCGCCatccaccactcccagctaatttttgtatttttagtagagacggggtttcaccatcttggtcaggctggtctttaactcctgacctcgtgttccacccacctctgcctcccaaagtgctaggattacagaagtgagccaccgcgcccggcctaattatACCCTTTCATATCCATAACTTTGGATTCCGGACCTTTACCttcaaaggaaggagaggaagactGAAGCCAGAGAACCCACACTAGCAGTTCTCTAATGAGATAAATAACAAacgatattttatttttattttataaaacatgcagtttacaacaaatttttaaaaaatggaacaaaACTTGGGACAGGCAAGTGGGATGGAAGACAGATGCTTCTCAGCCATCAGCAGGAATAAATGAAGCCGGCAGCCAAGCTTTGTCCAGGATCCAAAGGCCCTTTTGGCAATGGTATTGGCAACACTGGTTTGCTTGGGCCACCAACACTCTACTTGCTGGCCCCTCCAGGTATCCCTGAAGCAGTTGGTGACTTGTGCTAAGTCTTGAACTACTGTGGTATCCTCTGTCACTGTCCAGGACTTCAATCCCTAGCCAGCTAGGAACTTACAGTTATGGTTCCAGGAGCTTCTCTGCCTGGATATTAGTCACCCAGGATATTAAGAATACCAATTACTTTCCATCTGGGTCAATTCTAGACTCCATGTCTGTACCACTGTTTTGCAAAGAATGAAGAAGGAATGAATCTGGCTCCTAGAACCTTTGCAACAATTCTGCTGTGTTCCAGTTCAATTAATAGCACCATCTGTGACCCTAGACCCTGAGCACGTCCAGTACTGGAAGTGGACAAGGTATAGCCAACTTAGGAAGCCATCTCCCAGTTCTGGGGCTATAGAACAGTAAAGGGAGAGGGCCGTGGTTCTTTGGGAAGGGTAGTCAGAGCGCCAGCACTGAGGAGAAGACAGCTGCATCTGTCAGAGACAAAACCAAAAGCATGATTCAAGCTGAGTGGAGAAAAAGCATCTTCTCATACTTCCTATGAAGGaaaaatgcaagagaaaaaaGGGCATGGACCTTCCCTGAACATTTTAGACTTGGGCAAGAGGAAGTTATAGTTAATGGAGAGTTTcgataaaatgtattttactgaATGTTAGGAGGAtgaagtgctttgtaaactgttaAGTGCTATTCTCCATATGTGCAATCAAAATCCACCCAATTGGGGGCGctcaggctcatgcctgtaatcccagcactttgtgagcccaaggtgggtggatcgcttgagcccaggagtttaagaccagcctgggcaacatggcaaaatcctgtttctacaaaaagtacaaaaattagctgggtgtggtggtgtgtgcctgttgtcccaggtacttgggaggctgaggtgggagaatcacttgagcccaggaagtcgaggctgcagtgagctgtaatcacgctactgcacttcagcctgggtgacagagtgagaccctgtcacaaacaaacaaaatacaaaatccaCCCAGTCCAGTTTCCCTTGTCCCATCCCAGGTCTTACTCTTGGGACTTGTTTGGCCCTCAGGCTCAGGCACCTTCCAGTCCATCTTTCTGCCCTTCTCATAAAGACCCTTGAGCACCTTGTGGAAAGACTCAGGCTCAGTGCCATTTTTGCTTAGCTCCAGATACTTTCGGTACAGCTGAAGGGCTGTGCGGGCATCCTCAATACTGTCATGGGTTTCCCCTTGAATCTTCAGGTCTGGGGTAAGTAAAGGTGGAATAGTTTGGGACCCAGCAAAGGGAGGTAGGAACATGTCTCCCCACTCCTACCTGACTCCAGAAAACTAAAAAGCCTGACTGCCCTTAAGGAAAATTGTCAGACATCTTCCTCAGTGCACAGAAGGGATATTGAAGTTAATTAAATCCATTAGTAACTGTCACCACTAACTGAGGGTCTCCCCTACTCCCATTTTGTCCTCTAACActtttcctactttttcttttccccccatgcttttattttttatatttaaattttattttagatttggggtacatgtgcatgtttgttacatgggtgtatcGTGTACTGGTGGGGACTGGGCTTCTGGTATCCCTAATATGCAAATAGTGAACTATGCACCCAATACGTaattttcaaccctcacccctcacccaccACCCCAACTTTTAGAGTCCCTAATGTCATTcttatgtccatatgtactcattgtttagttccaacttataagtgagaatatgtggtatttgattttctgtttctgagttagttcacttagtaTGATGGCccacagctccatccatgttgccgcaaagaacatgatttctttttttttaaatggctgcttCTGCTATTAATGTAGCAGGGGCCTACAAGGCAGAGCAACTCACCCAGAAAGTACCAAGCAAGGAATCGCAGGGAAATCATTCGTTTTCGGGGCATATGGAACAGGTAGACAGTGTCAAGGACTTGGTCCTTGGGCACCTGGCAAGGATAAAAGAGGGGGAGACTTAAGGTAGGGGACCTATAATTCCCCATTCTCTAAAGGCACAATGTATACCCTGAGGGGCCCACTCTCACAAGAAGACTCTTAAAAGAGCCCTGCCAAACCATCAGGTTGATGACCCGGAAGTCCTTCTGCAGGCCATGACCCACAAACTTGACTCCAATGTCAATGAGAAAACGAAGCTTTAAGTAGGTAGACTTGAGAGTTGTTAGGTGCTTGGAGGAAATTTTGGCATCGAGGTCACCAGGCTTTATACCCGAGTATTGAGTCAAGTAATCCACCACCTAGGAATAGAGAAAAGGACAAGCCTTTTTCAGGaagtgagatggagtcttccccTATCACTCTTCCCTGGGTTCTTGAGCACTGTAAGTAAGCACCAGGGTGTGCCTCACTTGCATCTCCATATCCTAATACCTGCTCCTGGGTAGAGATGTAGTCATCAATGAAGGGGATACCCTCATTGGGTCCCTGGCCCCGAACACAGGTAATCCTGGCTACTGACATCTGGCTTGGTTTAATGGTAGACTTGGTACCATCACTGCGTAACTCTGCTTCCTCCTACATGAGAAGAGTTAATAAGGAAATCAGAGAAATGCTTACAACTCCTAATATCCTCAGCGTTCTCTTCCAATGCCCCATCCCTTTGGTCTTGGTTACCTCATTAAGGGTGACAAACTCAGCATCCAGACCCACCAGGTCCCCAATCTGTGGCATCTCATTCAGCATCAGTGGAATAAAGGTAGTATGTGTTTTCCGCTGCTTCCGTGCCAGCGAGGCTTCAGCCAGCAAGACACTTGCCTCAATAGGGTTCTTGACTAGAAGGGAGAATGCAGAGGACACAGGGCTTGGATAGGGAAGTGACTAGGGGAGAGAAGCCCAGTGTGGCTGATCATCGACTCTGGGTCTTCACTGTGATCCCTCAATAATCAAAGCACGTGAGAAAAAAGATCATGTCTGATAAATGGGACAGGTAGACAGAGCAGGTCACATCACAAAATTATCAACAAACATGCTGAGAAAAAACCAGAAAAGaccacagagaagaaagaataagattTTCACTTGGACCTTAGTTTACAGAATCCAGAAAAAGGTTACAGAGAAACTATGGTTTAAAGGTACCAAATAGGTACTTAATAAGGAGCtcatagccaggcgcggtggctaatgcctgtaatcccagcactttgggaggccgaggcgggcggatcacctgaggtcaggagtttgagaccagcctgcccaacatggtgaaaccccgtctctactaattagacacaaaaaaaaattagccgggcgtggtggcacatgcctgtaatcccagctacttgggaggctgaggcaggggaatcgcttgaacccgggaggcagaggtcgcagtgagctgagatcatgccattgcactccagcctgggcaacaagagcgaaactctgtctcaaaaaaaagaataattagatGTAACATCATAACCTAAGCCATTCTGATCAAACATCCCCCCCTCATCTCATTTCCACTCCACTCTCAAGACTtacagctgctttttttttttttttttttttttaagacagggtctcaggctgggcactgtggctcacgcctgtaaacccagcactttggaaggccaaggagggtggatcacgaggtcaggagttcaagaccaacctggccaacatggtgaaaccctgtctctactaaaaatacaaaaaattagccggacatggtggcaggtgcctgtagtcccagctactcgggaggctgaggcaggagaactgcttgaacccgggaggtggaggtcgcagtgagccaaaattgtgccattgcactccagcctgggtgacaagagtgaaactctgtccaaaaaaaaaaaaaaaagcagtctcatcctgttgcccaggctggagtacactggtgcaatcatggctcactcactgcagccttgacctcctgggctcaagtgatcctcccgcctcagcttctccaatagctgggaccacaagtatatgccaccacactcagctaaatttttttttttttttttgagacagggtttcactctcgtcacccaggctggagtgcaatgatgcaatcttgactcactgaaatctctgactcccaggctgaagtgattctcctgcctcagcctcccaagtagctgggacaacaggagcacatcaccatacccagctactttttgtattttttgtagagacagggtttcaccatgttgcccaaactggttttgaactcttgagctcaagtgatctgcccgcctcagcctcccaaaatgctgggattacaggccataagccactgtgcctggcctatactaggctaattaaaaaaaaaaaaaaaatttttttaggctgggtgtagttgctcacgcctgtaatcccagcactttgggaggctgaggcgggcagatcatgaggtcaggagttcgaggccagcctgaccaacatggtgaaaccctgtctctactaaaaatacaaaaaaattagccgggtgtggtggtgggcgtctgtaatcccagctactcaggaggctgaggcaggagaatcgcttgaacccaggaggcagaggttgcagtgagccgagattgcgcaattgcactccagcctgggtgacagagcaagactgcatctcaaaaaaaaaaaaaaaattttttttcaaagagatgggatcttgctatgttgctcaggctggatttCGCACTTCTAAATTTAAGGTCTGATGAGCAGGAATCTCTTTAGTATCTCCAGAAATATTAACACTGGTTACCAATCCTAAGTACTTGCAAGCAATGTCCCAGATCTCACCCTGAAGCCCAATCTAAACTGTCCACACACTTGGGTCTACTATGTAGCACTTACTGTTCAGGTTGTATCTGGAATTGAGATTCCGTTTGACATAATAAAGGATTGCAGGTACTTTCCAATTCATGTCAAACTGCACAGCTTCATGCTATAGAAGAGAAAAAGCACTTATGGCTAATGTATATcacccttttccttttcccccactTCAGACGGAGGCCAGGACTCAGgtgctagtttttgttttttttcaggtGCTATTTTTAAGTGCTAATGGTTTTTATTCCTGAggattccttcctccctccctgttgAATCTGCCTGGCATTCTATAGAGCCCTAAAGATAAGGATGCTAGGAAAaggggaaatgaaagaagaaacagaacatgTTGCAACTAACCTTATCAATAGGTTCAATAAGAAAGTCATTGAACAGATACCACTGCTGGTGAGTAACGCCctatggaaatacaaagaaagCCTGTGGCGATACAAATTGATGGCTGGACCACTCTGTCTCAGACTCAAGGACAGATCTGGGACTCACTGTGGCCATCCCAGGAGTGTTCCTGCCCTCTACAACCTCACTCACCTCCTTGCGCTGGTGGTAGGTCTCTCCAACTTTGATGTGAGCCACCAGGCTGCCCCCTGTGCGTGAGTCCAGGATGTGTACCACAGTAGCCATCAGGTCATACACATAGACACCATGCTCCTCCTCTGCCCTGGCTGGGCCCCACTGTGAGGGGGGTACCCAGGCTGCTAAGCTAAGTTTAaggatggggaagggaggggaatggGGACAGAGGACAGGGAGTTGGGGGTATGGGGGATGGGGGACCAGGGTGGGTTATCTCCATCCTAGCCCATCTAGGACCCCAACACTGAACTGAGTGACTATGGAAAATCCCCTAACAGGTAAATACTAGGCcttattctcttccttttccctctgcTAAGTTTCACCTTCCCCTGCCCTCCTTTACCTTCTGCCCCACCTTCTCTCCCTtattccctttcctcttcccGGTTTTTCAACAACCTGCATCTCATCCCCATCAGTCCAATTGCAAACATCCAGCCCTTTGTTTTTGGTCATCTTCATGCGAATGGAGAAAGGAAGCCAGACGTTCTTCAACTCCTCAATGGAGGGACACACCAGCACACCCTCTGGACTCCCTAGTTCCTTCCTATCAGGTCAGAAGAATTGGAAATTTGTTCCGAAAGAGGTCTTGATAAGAGGAACCACTGGGCAATTCAATCCTTTGACAACTCCCAAGACAGCACCTACCAATCAGCCAAAGCAAATTCCTTGTTCTTGGAGATTTCCCCACCGTGTTTCTTTACTGCCATCTTGAAGGCAACCtgaacacagaagaaaaacatcCAGTTCTTCAGGAATGTAATCATATATGGAGGTCAGAAGGgggataaaatgaaaaattattccgGAAGCCTTGTTTCTAGTCTGAGTCCTTACCTCAGCCTGCATTCTCCAGAAATCAGCCTCTTTTGAGCTGTTCACCTCACAATTGATGACAAGAATATCTGGCAGATGGCGGATGTTGCGGGTCTGAATCtgagaggaagaaacaaacaagGAATGGCAGGGAATGTACAGGAAAAGGAGTCTGGACAGGGACCTGGGTCTGCGTCTTCAAACTGGGATTCCTCACTCCACCAGAGATCCCTGGATGGCAGTGCTGACAGAGCCAGCCCCACATGGGATAGTGGCTGAATCTCCATGGCAGGACCAGGACTCTAGTCCAGTCCAACAGTCCACTCACCGTGGGCTGGTACTTTTCACAGGTGTCACACCAGGCCTGTGTATTCTGGTCCAGGCAGATGCTTCGCTTCAGCACCTGAGCAAAGTCATAGTTCTTCCCAGTTTTATCTGAGGGAAAATTAGATGCTATACTCCTGGTTCTCCCCTCTACCCACAGTTAGTCCCCAACACCCTCTCCCTGATATTACAGGACATTTTGGGGAGCCTTCCCAACTGAGCTGAAGGGTATACCACTTTTGCTACCATCAGGGTAGGAGAGTGTGAAAAGCAGAGTGGATGAGGCTCGCACGGTCTCACTGCCACAGCGGCAGAGGCTGCAGTTCTCCATCTCACAGCTGAAGAGCTGCCCAATAACAGAGTCCCCCGATGAGCAAAAGCTGCTAAGAGTGGAGAGGATGATATATGCACATTGAGGAAGTTAGGAGACCTTTTAAATCACAGAGGGGCCTGTCATGATGGCTTTAACTATTTCTATCCTGATTTCATACCTGCCTCCAGCACCTCGATAAGCCTGTGGTATTTCCAGCTCCTGCATATCTTGATGCAGTTGAGTGAGAATGAAGCGATTCCACCTCTGAATGAGCCTGGCCAGATTGCCCTTGCCTGAGGCCTCATCTGAGTCAGCCAGGATTAGACCGAGGGCTGAGGCCTCAGGAATAGTACGGAATGCCCGAAGAAAATTATTGCCCTGGAAATGTGTTGGTGGAAAGGggttattttgtcttttgtgtccaccttccttccccttccatttTAAGTGTCTCCAAGTACTGACCTGGCAAGGGTCACCACGAGAGAGGTCCAACATGTGAAACAGGAAGCCCAGCTCACATGCCAGACAGAACTCCTTCTGGCAAAGGTGGTTTTGAATTAGACAGCGTACAGGCTCCAGGAAATAGAGCACCTGGAGGGAAAAGCAGAAGAACTGATGTAGGAAACTGGCCTGGGGGTGAGGAGAAATATGGAGGTTAAGTGAGCTGGTGGAGAAAATGTCCCAGAAGCAGGAGTCCACCGAAGCAGTGAGTCCACCAAACCGGTGGAGCTCAGAGGAGACTTGAAAGTTGTAGAGGCAAGAAAGAATTGTAGAGGAGACCATGGTAAAGAGAACACGGCTGAGGAGACCTGGAAAGAGCAGGGTCGAGAGCCatagggaagaagaaaagcagcAGGCACGTTCAAGTTACAGGAATACCCAACCCTTACCTGGATCATGCAGTTACAGTAGGCGTTGGGAATGTGGGGCTCTAATCCAGCAAACAAGGTCTTATTGTAGTGTTTGAAGTCAAAGTCCTCCAGCCCTAGCTTGGAATATTTGATGGTCACCTAAGGTAGAAATTGTCTGAGCAAGACAAGGATATTCTCAGAGTCCCCAAATCTTTCCAGTAGCCACAGCCTTTCCTAGAGCCTTCCTCCTGGGTCCAGGGTGGTAGTTGAAGGCCTCCTGACTGAGTCCTTCAATCCTTTCTCATATGACTTCCTTCCCAGGGTACCTTTCCCCACATCCCACAGGCCCTGATGTCCCCCAGCACCTTGCGGTATTTCTTAGAAACCATGTGGAGATGTGGTTCCTCTTCTCGTCCTACTGGTGACTCAGTGACCTGGCTGAAGCTGTCAAATTCACTGTCTGACTCCTTGAGTCTGTAGGGTATCTAGGGATTTTAGGAAGAGGTAACCTTGTTGGATGTCTTGTCATCTTTGGCTTCACACTCATTTATCCCAACATTGAAACAGCCACCAAGTCCTGAACCTTCTATATTCATAGCACTCTCAGCATCCGCTGCTTCCTTTCTATTTCCACTGCCATCACTCTGCTTCAGCACAGATGGACAACTGTGATGGCGTCCACACTG
This sequence is a window from Homo sapiens chromosome 12, GRCh38.p14 Primary Assembly. Protein-coding genes within it:
- the PAN2 gene encoding PAN2-PAN3 deadenylation complex catalytic subunit PAN2 isoform 5 (isoform 5 is encoded by transcript variant 8); translation: MNFEGLDPGLAEYAPAMHSALDPVLDAHLNPSLLQNVELDPEGVALEALPVQESVHIMEGVYSELHSVVAEVGVPVSVSHFDLHEEMLWVGSHGGHATSFFGPALERYSSFQVNGSDDIRQIQSLENGILFLTKNNLKYMARGGLIIFDYLLDENEDMHSLLLTDSSTLLVGGLQNHIIEIDLNTVQETQKYAVETPGVTIMRQTNRFFFCGHTSGKVSLRDLRTFKVEHEFDAFSGSLSDFDVHGNLLAACGFSSRLTGLACDRFLKVYDLRMMRAITPLQVHVDPAFLRFIPTYTSRLAIISQSGQCQFCEPTGLANPADIFHVNPVGPLLMTFDVSASKQALAFGDSEGCVHLWTDSPEPSFNPYSRETEFALPCLVDSLPPLDWSQDLLPLSLIPVPLTTDTLLSDWPAANSAPAPRRAPPVDAEILRTMKKVGFIGYAPNPRTRLRNQIPYRLKESDSEFDSFSQVTESPVGREEEPHLHMVSKKYRKVTIKYSKLGLEDFDFKHYNKTLFAGLEPHIPNAYCNCMIQVLYFLEPVRCLIQNHLCQKEFCLACELGFLFHMLDLSRGDPCQGNNFLRAFRTIPEASALGLILADSDEASGKGNLARLIQRWNRFILTQLHQDMQELEIPQAYRGAGGSSFCSSGDSVIGQLFSCEMENCSLCRCGSETVRASSTLLFTLSYPDGSKSDKTGKNYDFAQVLKRSICLDQNTQAWCDTCEKYQPTIQTRNIRHLPDILVINCEVNSSKEADFWRMQAEVAFKMAVKKHGGEISKNKEFALADWKELGSPEGVLVCPSIEELKNVWLPFSIRMKMTKNKGLDVCNWTDGDEMQWGPARAEEEHGVYVYDLMATVVHILDSRTGGSLVAHIKVGETYHQRKEGVTHQQWYLFNDFLIEPIDKHEAVQFDMNWKVPAILYYVKRNLNSRYNLNIKNPIEASVLLAEASLARKQRKTHTTFIPLMLNEMPQIGDLVGLDAEFVTLNEEEAELRSDGTKSTIKPSQMSVARITCVRGQGPNEGIPFIDDYISTQEQVVDYLTQYSGIKPGDLDAKISSKHLTTLKSTYLKLRFLIDIGVKFVGHGLQKDFRVINLMVPKDQVLDTVYLFHMPRKRMISLRFLAWYFLDAAVFSSVLAL
- the PAN2 gene encoding PAN2-PAN3 deadenylation complex catalytic subunit PAN2 isoform 6 (isoform 6 is encoded by transcript variant 9), whose product is MNFEGLDPGLAEYAPAMHSALDPVLDAHLNPSLLQNVELDPEGVALEALPVQESVHIMEGVYSELHSVVAEVGVPVSVSHFDLHEEMLWVGSHGGHATSFFGPALERYSSFQVNGSDDIRQIQSLENGILFLTKNNLKYMARGGLIIFDYLLDENEDMHSLLLTDSSTLLVGGLQNHIIEIDLNTVQETQKYAVETPGVTIMRQTNRFFFCGHTSGKVSLRDLRTFKVEHEFDAFSGSLSDFDVHGNLLAACGFSSRLTGLACDRFLKVYDLRMMRAITPLQVHVDPAFLRFIPTYTSRLAIISQSGQCQFCEPTGLANPADIFHVNPVGPLLMTFDVSASKQALAFGDSEGCVHLWTDSPEPSFNPYSRETEFALPCLVDSLPPLDWSQDLLPLSLIPVPLTTDTLLSDWPAANSAPAPRRAPPVDAEILRTMKKVGFIGYAPNPRTRLRNQIPYRLKESDSEFDSFSQVTESPVGREEEPHLHMVSKKYRKVTIKYSKLGLEDFDFKHYNKTLFAGLEPHIPNAYCNCMIQVLYFLEPVRCLIQNHLCQKEFCLACELGFLFHMLDLSRGDPCQGNNFLRAFRTIPEASALGLILADSDEASGKGNLARLIQRWNRFILTQLHQDMQELEIPQAYRGAGGSFCSSGDSVIGQLFSCEMENCSLCRCGSETVRASSTLLFTLSYPDGSKSDKTGKNYDFAQVLKRSICLDQNTQAWCDTCEKYQPTIQTRNIRHLPDILVINCEVNSSKEADFWRMQAEVAFKMAVKKHGGEISKNKEFALADWKELGSPEGVLVCPSIEELKNVWLPFSIRMKMTKNKGLDVCNWTDGDEMQWGPARAEEEHGVYVYDLMATVVHILDSRTGGSLVAHIKVGETYHQRKEGVTHQQWYLFNDFLIEPIDKHEAVQFDMNWKVPAILYYVKRNLNSRYNLNIKNPIEASVLLAEASLARKQRKTHTTFIPLMLNEMPQIGDLVGLDAEFVTLNEEEAELRSDGTKSTIKPSQMSVARITCVRGQGPNEGIPFIDDYISTQEQVVDYLTQYSGIKPGDLDAKISSKHLTTLKSTYLKLRFLIDIGVKFVGHGLQKDFRVINLMVPKDQVLDTVYLFHMPRKRMISLRFLAWYFLDAAVFSSVLAL
- the PAN2 gene encoding PAN2-PAN3 deadenylation complex catalytic subunit PAN2 isoform 2 (isoform 2 is encoded by transcript variant 2); amino-acid sequence: MNFEGLDPGLAEYAPAMHSALDPVLDAHLNPSLLQNVELDPEGVALEALPVQESVHIMEGVYSELHSVVAEVGVPVSVSHFDLHEEMLWVGSHGGHATSFFGPALERYSSFQVNGSDDIRQIQSLENGILFLTKNNLKYMARGGLIIFDYLLDENEDMHSLLLTDSSTLLVGGLQNHIIEIDLNTVQETQKYAVETPGVTIMRQTNRFFFCGHTSGKVSLRDLRTFKVEHEFDAFSGSLSDFDVHGNLLAACGFSSRLTGLACDRFLKVYDLRMMRAITPLQVHVDPAFLRFIPTYTSRLAIISQSGQCQFCEPTGLANPADIFHVNPVGPLLMTFDVSASKQALAFGDSEGCVHLWTDSPEPSFNPYSRETEFALPCLVDSLPPLDWSQDLLPLSLIPVPLTTDTLLSDWPAANSAPAPRRAPPVDAEILRTMKKVGFIGYAPNPRTRLRNQIPYRLKESDSEFDSFSQVTESPVGREEEPHLHMVSKKYRKVTIKYSKLGLEDFDFKHYNKTLFAGLEPHIPNAYCNCMIQVLYFLEPVRCLIQNHLCQKEFCLACELGFLFHMLDLSRGDPCQGNNFLRAFRTIPEASALGLILADSDEASGKGNLARLIQRWNRFILTQLHQDMQELEIPQAYRGAGGSFCSSGDSVIGQLFSCEMENCSLCRCGSETVRASSTLLFTLSYPDGSKSDKTGKNYDFAQVLKRSICLDQNTQAWCDTCEKYQPTIQTRNIRHLPDILVINCEVNSSKEADFWRMQAEVAFKMAVKKHGGEISKNKEFALADWKELGSPEGVLVCPSIEELKNVWLPFSIRMKMTKNKGLDVCNWTDGDEMQWGPARAEEEHGVYVYDLMATVVHILDSRTGGSLVAHIKVGETYHQRKEGVTHQQWYLFNDFLIEPIDKHEAVQFDMNWKVPAILYYVKRNLNSRYNLNIKNPIEASVLLAEASLARKQRKTHTTFIPLMLNEMPQIGDLVGLDAEFVTLNEEEAELRSDGTKSTIKPSQMSVARITCVRGQGPNEGIPFIDDYISTQEQVVDYLTQYSGIKPGDLDAKISSKHLTTLKSTYLKLRFLIDIGVKFVGHGLQKDFRVINLMVPKDQVLDTVYLFHMPRKRMISLRFLAWYFLDLKIQGETHDSIEDARTALQLYRKYLELSKNGTEPESFHKVLKGLYEKGRKMDWKVPEPEGQTSPKNAAVFSSVLAL